The genomic segment TGGTTTAGATTTACATGCTCAAAAGACCGACACTTTCTTTGATAAGGCTACTGTGACAGAGACCATGCTTGCTGCAAATAAACATGTCTATTAGACTCTGGAATAAGCAGGAAGTTCTGATGAACAGGCTTGGACCCAGGCAAGGACTGAATTTGTCACTGTGAACACATCAGCATCTCACTCCTTCTCTCAAACACTTCCCACACTGTTCCAGCAAAAtgtaaacactgaagaaagagaattacCAGCTCCTTCTCTGCCCACAGAGCTATCACATGACCAGAGAACAATCAGAGCAGGAATGGTGGTAATGATTCCAAAAATACCCTCAACGAACTATCCACAATTAATCCCTTGCCTCATAATTTTCAAAAGACTTGTAATACTTAAAGAGCAACTTCCTCCTGTGAGAATTTCCTcatgaaaagcagaaaacaaacaacaaggaaAAGTCCTGCTTATTGGTCCCTTCATGGCGTGTCCAGGGTACAAAAGCCCCAGGACTGAAACGGTTGTCACAATCTCAGAAACACCTCCATCCACAtccaacaccatgaccaactccTGCTGTTCCCCTTGCTGCCAGCCCACCTGCTGCAGGACCACCTGCTGCAGGACCACCTGCTGGAGACCCAGCTGTGTGAGCAGCTGCTGCCAGCcttgctgccagcccagctgctgtggctccagctgctgccagccttGCTGCCAGCCCACCTGCTGTAGAACCTGCTTCCAGCCAAGCTGTGTGAGCAGCTGCTGCCGCACACCCTGCTGCCAGCCCtgctgctgtgtgtccagctgctgccagccttgctgccagcccagctgctgccagcccagctgctgtgagtccagctgctgccagcccaggTGCTGTatctccagctgctgccagccgTGCTGCCGGCCCAGCTGCTGCAGGCCCTGCCTCAAGCCCTGCTGTGAGCCCTTCTGCCTCAACCTGTGCtgccagccagcttgctctggaccTGTGACCTGCACCAGGACTTGCTACCAgcccacatgtgtctgtgtgcctggctGCCTGTCCCAAGGCTGTGGGTCCAGCTGCTGTGAGCCCTGCAGCTGTTGATGAAGCCACTACTGGAATCAAATAATCTATTCTCAGACCTGCTGGAGTTTTACTTTATGCCAAACTCTCTGCCTGTAGCACACACACCACCATCCAATCGCCAGTCTTCCTGCTAACAGACTTGTGTACTGCACCCCGACTGCCATCTTACCCATTTTGATGTGATCCTCATTTCTCTGCCTGTCAGCTTCACCTGTTATGATCTGGATTCATAGTCTCAGCATTGACAGAAATCATTCCCTTAATAAGCTAAGAAAAAACATGCACAATTCACAACTATCTCATTACATCTTTGAAATGATAAATACCCATCATTATACTTCAGTGTGTTGAGTGTTCACGGTTTTTATGACTCATCTGTGACTCATCATGACATCTTTGTATTGTCTCCCCAACTAAAGAGACACTACCCACTGCTATTCTAATAAAGTCTTCCTCATTCTACCTCTCATATTATGTCTGATTCTTTTTCTATGCTTGATTTGCTTTTCACGTTGTGTTTTCTGATCTAAGTCATGCCATTCATTACATTAGATTCAGTGCATTAATCAAAATTTCTTCACGGggaataaaataagtaaaaacaccAGTTAATGAATGAAAGATTTCTTCTAACTCCTGGGCTTCAGGGTTCAGTACATGATCGCTGGGTCTCATATGCTTGGATGAAAATCATGGTGCACGAGTGTGTAGAGACAGTAGTCGAAGTGCTGAAAATGTGTGACTATGGGTGCTTGTCCCTAAGTGGGACATCTATGGACCTCTCCTACTCCACTGCAAAGGGTTTAGGGAGCATCACtgcagaagggacagaaagaatttaagagctggAGGGTGTGGGAGAGTGCTCTGGGGTGCTGTCTTCTGCATATGACATGCCCATTgctctcatgaactcacagcagctgttgtTATCTGCAAAGTTTAAGCGGTCCAATCTATCCCAGGTAGCTAGGGATGGGTAGAGGCAGGTCCAGGTCCCAGGCTTTCTGATTCTGGAGCTAACATAGTCACAGGTACAACTCAGTTTAAGTAGCTATAACGTTGGAGCGTGAGCATTGTAAATTTATATACTTCAGTTTCTTCTCTGGCAGTGGAAAGATCAGTTCCTCTCATTTTCAGATCATCTTTACTAACAAAAAGCTCTTTTCAGTTCATTGCTCACACCTTGGTCACCACCAGCCACTTAAGACTCACAATGGTTTTAAGAACCCTACTAAATGATGTAAACTTGATTGTCTCAGTCTCTGTCCAGCAACTGGTCAGCCCCTTTAAACCTTTTTGGTGATTCACGTGTGCCTGTTCCTGTCCTGGGAATTTGATGTGAATAGTTGCACTAGGAAGAGCTGGCTCATGTCATGGAAGTGTCATTGTTTATGTTCTCACACTTCTGTCATTGATAGCAAATAGTCATATGGGAATAAATCATGCCCTGTGAGACAGACCAAATCTCCCCTGCACTCAGACATAGGGAGGCAATGTGTTTCTAAGTGAAAACATTATTAAGGAAATAAAGGAGCGACAAATCCCAGGACTCAAGGTAACAAGTGGTCGTGCTGCAAGCCTTTGATTCTCTATGATCTCCAGGCCACCTAAGGAATCCAAATAACTTCCTGAGTTTGGGGAGGGAAAGATAAATCAGTGGAGGGACATGAAAGCCTGAGTTCTGGTATCAAgactgaagaaaaggaagggggttgagggaaagagagacttTAGGCGTCATGGTACATATGAACATGGGCCCGACAGAGGAAACCCCAGACCTCCATGAACAATGAGGAACTTCGTAATGTAGTGGTTGACACTGTTACGGGAAAGAGCcattaatgaaaagaaatgaacatgAACGGCTGGGTTTACTTCCCTGAGAACAATATAACATACCTACACAACACCCAGTGGGTTTACAGCACAAGAGATATATGATTCTTTTCAGATATATACCTAAAAGTCTCCAACAGCCTGTGTGCAACAGACTTTCAGAGAGACACAGCTTACtgaattttcatttttgcttAAGGACAAAGTTGAGGGAGCTCACTGAACTGAATTTTGTTTCTTACACATAGATTCAGGAATACCTCTTATCATAGAAATGGAGAACTCAAAACCCGGAAGATCATCCCATGTAGGTTTTGACTGAACTCTAACAACACAAGCTTAACTCCCTTTATTGTACATCTACGTGTTCTTTAAATTTATGTGTTCTTTGAAATGTATCTTCAGTCAGTTTATAGACAATTACATAAACATCAAATGCTCTTTGAAATTCTCCTTTTGACACACCTAGACACTACTCTTAAATTTTAATAACACTCGTTCCAAGAGAAAGTGCTTTTGGATTCTAACACCCATCTCTGAAATAATATAGCTTAACTTCAAGAATTACATGGGAGCCATTCGAAAAGCCATATGGGGAAGAAGGAAAGTCAAGTTCGGGCACAGTGGGACTGGAAATATGCATTTGCTTCCTCTTACTCTTGTAACCAATCACCGCCGGCTTCATGGCTGAAACAGCACAGCAATGTTATCTTCTATTGTGAGGTCTGAAGCCAAATTCAGTCTCATGGGTTCAAATCCAGAGGTTGGTATTGTCATATTCCTACCCCCAGCAACAGAGGAAATCTATCTCCTAGCATTTTTCAACATGCAGAACTGCCCATATTCCTTGTATCATGACCCTGTGTTTTTCATCTTCCTCTGTCTTTGTGGGGGTTCTTTTTacattggacataagaggagtcTCTCCCTCTTGAGATTCCTAACTAGAAAACATGGTCAAAGTACATGGCAGACTTGCAAGAAATTGTCTATATGAACACCCAGCACTATGCACACTAAACATATGACAATAAAAATAGGAAAACCTTAAGAGAGGAACAAGGCAGGCCACAGTATAGAAGAGGACACTGGTAAGGCAAGAAATCAACAAAGGTGtcaacagagaaataagaaaaaagcaaacaattcCAAAATTAAGACACGGTTAGCATCACATAAAAGAGAACTCTAAATGTCCAATGAATGCTTGAGA from the Peromyscus eremicus chromosome 8a, PerEre_H2_v1, whole genome shotgun sequence genome contains:
- the LOC131917712 gene encoding keratin-associated protein 9-1-like, whose protein sequence is MTNSCCSPCCQPTCCRTTCCRTTCWRPSCVSSCCQPCCQPSCCGSSCCQPCCQPTCCRTCFQPSCVSSCCRTPCCQPCCCVSSCCQPCCQPSCCQPSCCESSCCQPRCCISSCCQPCCRPSCCRPCLKPCCEPFCLNLCCQPACSGPVTCTRTCYQPTCVCVPGCLSQGCGSSCCEPCSC